One Stenotrophomonas sp. SAU14A_NAIMI4_5 DNA segment encodes these proteins:
- the tsaD gene encoding tRNA (adenosine(37)-N6)-threonylcarbamoyltransferase complex transferase subunit TsaD produces the protein MRVLGIESSCDETGVAVYDTDLAGSAALRAHAVYSQIALHAEYGGVVPELASRDHVRKLLPLVRQTLAEAGLGVGDIDGVAHTAGPGLVGALLVGAGVARSLAWALEVPAVGVHHMEGHLLAPLMEDDPPEAPFVALLVSGGHTQLVAVDAIGQYRLLGETLDDAAGEAFDKTAKMMGLPYPGGPQLARLAEQGTPGVYRFARPMTDRPGLDFSFSGLKTQVLMAWRDSDQSEQTRADIARGFEDAVVETLSIKCERALEAAGTNVIVVAGGVGANKRLRARLQQMAERLGGRACFPRPALCTDNGAMIAFAGALRLQAGQHNPPKVEVTPRWDMATLPAV, from the coding sequence ATGCGAGTCCTTGGCATCGAATCTTCCTGTGATGAGACCGGCGTGGCGGTGTATGACACCGACCTGGCCGGCAGCGCGGCCCTGCGCGCCCATGCGGTCTACAGCCAGATCGCCCTGCACGCCGAGTACGGCGGTGTGGTGCCCGAGCTGGCCAGCCGCGACCACGTCCGCAAGCTGCTGCCGCTGGTGCGCCAGACCCTGGCCGAGGCCGGCCTGGGCGTGGGCGACATCGACGGCGTGGCCCATACGGCCGGCCCTGGCTTGGTCGGCGCCCTGCTGGTCGGCGCGGGCGTGGCCCGTTCGCTGGCCTGGGCGCTGGAGGTGCCGGCGGTGGGCGTACACCATATGGAAGGCCACCTGCTGGCCCCGTTGATGGAAGACGACCCGCCGGAAGCCCCGTTCGTGGCGCTGCTGGTGTCCGGCGGCCATACCCAGCTGGTGGCGGTGGACGCCATCGGCCAGTACCGGTTGCTGGGCGAGACCCTGGACGATGCGGCCGGCGAGGCCTTCGACAAGACCGCCAAGATGATGGGCCTGCCTTACCCGGGTGGCCCGCAGCTGGCCAGGCTGGCCGAGCAGGGCACGCCGGGCGTCTACCGCTTCGCGCGGCCGATGACCGACCGCCCCGGGCTGGATTTCAGCTTCTCCGGTCTGAAGACCCAGGTCCTGATGGCCTGGCGCGACAGCGACCAGAGCGAACAGACCCGCGCCGACATCGCCCGTGGCTTTGAGGATGCGGTGGTGGAGACCCTGTCGATCAAGTGCGAGCGCGCGCTGGAAGCGGCAGGCACCAACGTTATCGTGGTGGCCGGCGGCGTTGGCGCGAACAAGCGCCTGCGCGCCCGCCTGCAGCAGATGGCCGAACGCCTGGGCGGCCGCGCCTGCTTCCCGCGCCCGGCGCTGTGCACCGACAACGGCGCGATGATCGCCTTCGCCGGCGCACTGCGCCTGCAGGCCGGCCAGCACAACCCGCCGAAGGTGGAAGTCACCCCGCGCTGGGACATGGCGACCCTGCCGGCGGTCTGA
- the folB gene encoding dihydroneopterin aldolase, protein MDKVFIEGLTIDALIGIYDWERRIRQDLVFDLEMGFDNRRPAASDDIAHTLNYKAVSKRLEQFVRESEFGLVETLAERCAQIVLDEFDVKWLRLKLSKPGAVRGARAVGVIIERSRD, encoded by the coding sequence ATGGACAAGGTTTTCATCGAAGGGCTGACGATCGACGCCCTGATCGGCATCTACGACTGGGAACGGCGGATCCGGCAGGACCTGGTGTTCGACCTGGAAATGGGCTTCGACAACCGCCGCCCGGCCGCGTCCGATGACATCGCCCATACCCTGAACTACAAGGCGGTGAGCAAGCGCCTGGAGCAGTTCGTGCGCGAATCGGAATTCGGCCTGGTCGAGACCCTGGCCGAGCGCTGCGCGCAGATCGTGCTGGACGAGTTCGACGTGAAGTGGCTGCGCCTGAAGCTGAGCAAGCCCGGTGCGGTGCGCGGCGCGCGCGCGGTGGGCGTGATCATCGAGCGCTCTCGCGACTGA
- a CDS encoding mechanosensitive ion channel domain-containing protein: MVDAVVAVQWLEQLQMTLEPYPGAYLALMITALLVAAGLANWVTKRILVRGLRRLLQRLPGAESGRGSHLMRVIARLSNVVPSQVIASGIALIPDLPPGLVNVIIKLCIVWAVLTVSLAFSHALDAVNSLYERKPDARNKPIKGYLQVLKIVVFVAAGLSIVATLLGVKIGPLVTGLGAATAVLMLIFQDTILSLVASVQISGDGRVRLGDWIEMPSQNADGDVIDIALHTITVQNFDKTITTIPTKKLVTESFKNWRGMQEAGGRRIKRALYLDQHSLGFLDADALQRLGQFALLGDYLRDKAQELEQWNGRLREQGVAEVNSRRVTNLGTFRAYVERYLRSHPGVHTDMTLLVRQMQPTTEGLPLEIYCFTRSTTWAVYEGVQSDIFDHLLAILPAFGLRVFQASSDAMLMAGQRALAGSE, encoded by the coding sequence ATGGTGGACGCGGTGGTGGCGGTACAGTGGCTGGAACAGCTGCAGATGACACTGGAACCCTATCCCGGCGCCTACCTGGCGTTGATGATCACGGCGCTGCTGGTCGCCGCCGGCCTGGCCAACTGGGTCACCAAGCGCATCCTCGTGCGCGGCCTGCGTCGCCTGCTGCAGCGCCTGCCCGGCGCCGAATCCGGGCGCGGCAGCCACCTGATGCGGGTGATCGCGCGGCTCTCCAACGTGGTTCCCAGCCAGGTGATCGCCTCGGGCATCGCCCTCATCCCCGACCTGCCGCCCGGCCTGGTCAACGTCATCATCAAGCTGTGCATCGTGTGGGCGGTGCTGACCGTGTCGCTGGCGTTCTCGCACGCGCTGGATGCCGTCAACAGCCTGTACGAGCGCAAGCCCGATGCCCGCAACAAGCCGATCAAGGGCTACCTGCAGGTGCTCAAGATCGTGGTGTTCGTGGCCGCCGGCCTGTCCATCGTCGCCACCCTGCTGGGGGTGAAGATCGGCCCGCTGGTGACCGGCCTGGGCGCGGCCACCGCAGTGCTGATGCTGATCTTCCAGGACACCATCCTGTCGCTGGTGGCCAGCGTGCAGATCAGTGGCGACGGCCGCGTGCGCCTCGGCGACTGGATCGAGATGCCCAGCCAGAACGCCGACGGCGATGTCATCGATATCGCCCTGCACACCATCACCGTGCAGAACTTCGACAAGACCATCACCACCATCCCGACCAAGAAGCTGGTGACCGAGTCGTTCAAGAACTGGCGCGGCATGCAGGAGGCCGGCGGCCGCCGGATCAAGCGCGCGCTGTACCTGGACCAGCACAGCCTCGGCTTCCTGGATGCGGACGCGCTGCAGCGGCTGGGCCAGTTCGCCCTGCTGGGCGACTACCTGCGTGACAAGGCGCAGGAGCTGGAGCAGTGGAACGGGCGCCTGCGCGAGCAGGGCGTGGCCGAGGTGAACAGCCGCCGAGTGACCAATCTGGGCACCTTCCGCGCCTACGTGGAGCGCTATCTGCGCAGTCACCCGGGCGTCCATACCGATATGACCCTGCTGGTACGGCAGATGCAGCCCACCACCGAGGGTCTGCCACTGGAGATCTACTGCTTCACCCGCAGCACCACCTGGGCGGTCTATGAAGGGGTGCAGTCGGACATCTTCGACCACCTGCTGGCGATCCTTCCGGCCTTTGGCCTGCGGGTCTTCCAGGCCTCCAGCGATGCCATGTTGATGGCGGGGCAGCGCGCGCTGGCCGGGTCGGAGTAA
- a CDS encoding glycoside hydrolase family 3 N-terminal domain-containing protein has product MASDRIESLIAQMTVEEKVGQLGVFADMVRPFAPDVNPEANVRNADQVLQQVREGKVGSLFNGVGAELGRRIQQVATEESRLGIPVILAADVIHGMRTVFPIPLGEAASFEPDLAERTARATAVEATAAGLHWTYAPAVDIARDQRWGRGAEGAGEDVVLGCAFAAARVRGFQGGDLRAADSLLATPKHFAAYGAVMAGMEYNMVDISPQTLRDVHLPPFKAAFDAGAITVMSSFNDINGVPASANAELLTDILRGEWKFPGVVISDYTADMELVAHGYAADDRDATAKAFTAGLDLSMQSGFYAEHLPGLVESGEVPMAVLDEGVRRILWLKETIGLFDDPYRSLDPAREADTSHIAAHDELSRDAARRSIVLLNNRDNVLPLQKTGQKIALIGPFVQDRENIEGCWTLFGDKQRYVDLETGVRTAIGDEALLEVVPGSELEAAIPGGTEAAVAAALRADVVVLALGEPQRYSGEAQSRVEITLPPAQQALAEAVAMTGKPLVVLLRNGRALALQGAVRNAHAVAVTWYLGTQTGHAVADVLFGDYSPSGRLPVSFPQVSGQQPYFYNHPRTGRPELPTMSEFKARWREIPNEPLYPFGHGIGYATFAYGVPQLSAAQLGWDDTLTVTTTLTNTSAVAGEEVVQLYIHDRVASRVRPVRELKDFRKVALQPGESTEVSFSLTREQLAFTGRDGVLRAEPGQFDVWVCASSAAGEAVQFELLKG; this is encoded by the coding sequence GTGGCCTCCGATCGCATCGAATCCCTCATTGCCCAGATGACCGTCGAGGAAAAGGTCGGCCAGCTGGGTGTCTTCGCGGACATGGTCCGCCCGTTCGCCCCGGACGTGAACCCGGAAGCCAACGTGCGCAACGCCGACCAGGTGCTGCAGCAGGTGCGCGAAGGCAAGGTCGGCTCGCTGTTCAACGGCGTGGGCGCCGAACTGGGCCGCCGCATCCAGCAGGTCGCCACCGAGGAGAGCCGCCTGGGCATCCCGGTGATCCTGGCTGCCGACGTCATCCACGGCATGCGCACTGTGTTCCCGATCCCGCTGGGCGAAGCCGCCAGCTTCGAACCGGACCTGGCCGAGCGCACCGCCCGTGCCACCGCCGTCGAGGCCACCGCCGCCGGCCTGCACTGGACCTACGCACCGGCCGTGGACATCGCCCGCGACCAGCGCTGGGGCCGTGGCGCCGAAGGTGCCGGTGAGGACGTGGTGCTGGGCTGCGCCTTCGCCGCCGCCCGCGTGCGCGGTTTCCAGGGCGGCGACCTGCGCGCCGCCGATTCGCTGCTGGCCACGCCCAAGCACTTCGCTGCCTATGGCGCGGTGATGGCCGGCATGGAATACAACATGGTGGACATCTCGCCGCAGACCCTGCGCGACGTGCACCTGCCGCCGTTCAAGGCCGCCTTCGATGCGGGCGCGATCACCGTGATGTCCTCGTTCAACGACATCAACGGCGTGCCGGCCAGCGCCAACGCCGAACTGCTGACCGACATCCTGCGCGGTGAGTGGAAGTTCCCGGGCGTGGTGATCTCCGATTACACCGCCGACATGGAACTGGTCGCCCACGGCTATGCCGCCGACGACCGCGACGCCACCGCCAAGGCCTTCACCGCCGGCCTGGACCTGAGCATGCAGAGCGGCTTCTATGCCGAGCACCTGCCGGGCCTGGTCGAGAGCGGCGAAGTGCCGATGGCCGTGCTGGATGAAGGCGTGCGCCGCATCCTGTGGCTGAAGGAAACCATCGGCCTGTTCGATGATCCGTACCGTTCGCTGGACCCGGCGCGCGAAGCGGATACCTCGCACATCGCCGCCCATGACGAGCTGTCGCGCGATGCCGCGCGCCGTTCGATCGTGCTGCTGAACAACCGCGACAACGTGCTGCCGCTGCAGAAGACCGGGCAGAAGATCGCCCTGATCGGCCCGTTCGTGCAGGACCGCGAGAACATCGAAGGTTGCTGGACCCTGTTCGGCGACAAGCAGCGCTACGTGGACCTGGAAACCGGCGTGCGCACCGCCATCGGCGATGAAGCACTGCTGGAAGTCGTGCCGGGCAGCGAGCTGGAAGCCGCGATTCCGGGCGGCACCGAAGCGGCCGTGGCCGCTGCGCTGCGCGCCGACGTGGTGGTGCTGGCCCTGGGCGAACCGCAGCGTTACAGCGGTGAAGCGCAGTCGCGCGTGGAAATCACCCTGCCGCCGGCACAGCAGGCGCTGGCCGAGGCCGTGGCGATGACCGGCAAGCCGCTGGTGGTGCTGCTGCGCAATGGCCGCGCGCTGGCCCTGCAGGGTGCGGTGCGCAATGCGCATGCCGTGGCGGTCACCTGGTACCTGGGCACGCAGACCGGCCACGCCGTGGCGGATGTGCTGTTCGGCGATTACAGCCCGTCCGGCCGCCTGCCGGTCAGCTTCCCGCAGGTGTCCGGCCAGCAGCCGTACTTCTACAACCACCCGCGCACCGGCCGCCCGGAACTGCCGACCATGTCGGAGTTCAAGGCACGCTGGCGCGAGATTCCGAACGAGCCGCTGTACCCGTTCGGCCACGGCATCGGCTATGCGACCTTCGCCTACGGCGTGCCGCAGCTGAGCGCAGCCCAGCTCGGCTGGGACGACACGCTGACCGTGACCACCACGCTGACCAACACCAGCGCCGTGGCCGGTGAGGAAGTGGTGCAGCTGTACATCCACGACCGCGTGGCCAGCCGCGTGCGGCCGGTGCGCGAGCTGAAGGACTTCCGCAAGGTCGCCCTGCAGCCGGGCGAGTCGACCGAAGTGAGCTTCAGCCTGACCCGCGAGCAGCTGGCCTTCACCGGCCGCGACGGCGTGCTGCGTGCCGAGCCGGGCCAGTTCGACGTGTGGGTGTGTGCTTCGTCGGCCGCCGGCGAAGCCGTGCAGTTCGAGCTGCTGAAGGGCTGA
- a CDS encoding PQQ-dependent sugar dehydrogenase, whose product MTRSSKRAPLLLAMGLLPILATTACSAAGPDTTAAAQTAPAATSADQRPFTATEVSRFDQPWAMTFLPDGSLLVTEKRGKLQHLDLASGQKHEITGVPKVAYGGQGGFGDVVLHPDFARNNVVYVSYAEEGTLDTRGAAVARATLALNADGSGALKDLKVIWRQTPKVSGQGHYGHRLAFGPDGKLWISSSERQKFDPAQDMSGNLGKIIRLNDDGSVPADNPFASQGGVAAQVWSLGHRNVLGIAFDANGKLWAQEMGPAGGDELNLIQRGANYGYPIVSNGDHYDGRPIPDHDTRPEFAAPKVTWNPVISPAGLMFYSGSLFPQWKGSAFIGGLSSTSLVRVAFDGENAREAERFNMGERIREVEQGPDGALWLLEDGSKARLLKLTPKA is encoded by the coding sequence ATGACCCGTTCTTCGAAACGTGCGCCCCTGCTGCTCGCCATGGGCCTGTTGCCCATCCTCGCCACCACCGCCTGCAGCGCGGCCGGCCCCGATACGACAGCGGCCGCCCAGACCGCCCCGGCAGCAACCAGCGCCGACCAGCGCCCGTTCACTGCCACCGAGGTCAGCCGTTTCGACCAGCCGTGGGCGATGACCTTCCTGCCCGATGGCAGCCTGCTGGTCACCGAAAAGCGCGGCAAGCTGCAGCATCTGGACCTGGCCAGCGGCCAGAAGCACGAGATCACCGGCGTGCCGAAGGTGGCCTACGGCGGCCAGGGCGGCTTCGGCGATGTCGTCCTGCACCCTGATTTTGCCCGCAACAACGTGGTCTACGTCAGCTATGCCGAAGAAGGCACGCTGGACACCCGCGGTGCGGCCGTGGCGCGCGCCACCCTGGCACTGAATGCCGATGGCAGCGGCGCGCTGAAGGACCTGAAGGTGATCTGGCGGCAGACCCCCAAGGTCAGCGGCCAGGGCCACTACGGCCACCGCCTCGCCTTCGGCCCGGACGGCAAGCTGTGGATCAGCTCGAGCGAGCGGCAGAAGTTCGATCCGGCCCAGGACATGAGCGGCAACCTCGGCAAGATCATCCGCCTCAACGACGATGGCAGCGTGCCGGCGGACAATCCGTTCGCCTCGCAGGGCGGCGTCGCCGCCCAGGTCTGGTCGCTGGGCCATCGCAACGTGCTGGGCATCGCCTTCGACGCCAACGGCAAGCTGTGGGCGCAGGAAATGGGCCCGGCCGGCGGCGACGAACTGAACCTGATCCAGCGCGGCGCCAACTATGGCTACCCGATCGTTTCCAACGGCGATCACTACGACGGCCGCCCGATTCCCGACCACGACACCCGTCCGGAATTCGCCGCACCGAAGGTGACCTGGAACCCGGTGATCTCCCCGGCCGGCCTGATGTTCTACAGCGGCAGCCTGTTCCCGCAGTGGAAGGGCAGCGCCTTCATCGGCGGCCTGTCCTCCACCTCGCTGGTGCGGGTGGCGTTCGATGGCGAGAACGCACGCGAAGCCGAGCGCTTCAACATGGGTGAGCGCATCCGCGAAGTGGAACAGGGCCCCGATGGCGCACTGTGGCTGCTGGAAGACGGCAGCAAGGCGCGCCTGCTGAAGCTGACCCCGAAAGCCTGA
- the yiaA gene encoding inner membrane protein YiaA — protein MQPTVVSKPSPAFIAASWVALLLGAVAYLIGLFNAEMALNEKGYYLTLLLFGLFAAVSLQKSVRDRVEEIPVSGLYYALCWFALLASLLLLLVGLWNATLALSEKGFYGMAFALSLFGAVAVQKNTRDLIAANAGEPARKVARPPLPERE, from the coding sequence ATGCAACCGACCGTCGTCTCCAAGCCGTCGCCCGCCTTCATCGCCGCCTCCTGGGTGGCCCTGCTGCTGGGCGCCGTGGCCTACCTGATCGGCCTGTTCAACGCCGAGATGGCCCTCAACGAGAAGGGCTATTACCTGACCCTGCTGCTGTTCGGCCTGTTTGCGGCGGTGTCGTTGCAGAAAAGCGTGCGTGACCGGGTGGAGGAGATTCCGGTCAGCGGCCTGTATTACGCGCTGTGCTGGTTCGCGCTGCTGGCCTCGCTGCTGTTGCTGCTGGTCGGCCTGTGGAACGCGACGCTGGCGCTGAGCGAGAAGGGCTTCTACGGCATGGCGTTCGCGCTGTCGCTGTTTGGCGCCGTGGCGGTGCAGAAGAACACCCGCGACCTGATTGCGGCCAATGCCGGCGAACCGGCCCGCAAGGTGGCGAGGCCGCCGTTGCCGGAACGCGAGTGA
- a CDS encoding amino acid permease, translated as MSAQDEPQLQRAVSRWQIVGLSINDVVGSGIYLLPAATVALLGPFSLWGVVAAGIVVALLVLCYAQAASYFDEPGGSYLYAREAFGRFAGFEIGWMIWLTRISSAAALSNALADAVARFWPWAGAGMGRIAVIVVSLGFLTGVNIIGVRSAARTGIVLVIGKMLPLLLFVAIGAFYIDPQLAFSGQRPDPHDLQRMGEAALLLLYAYAGFENIPAAAGEYRNPRRDIPFALITMIVTVTVIYGAVQLVAQGTLAGLASSATPLADAAAGFGGEALALILTVGATISILGTNSNTMMMGPRFLFALARDGYGPKVLAQVHPRFRTPAAAIFCQGLIALGLALSGSFVQLALLSMTTRLFAYIGTAAAVLVLAKRYADRPGALKLPGGPLIPVLALLLCVALFASASWQNIAAALVAFAIGAVIYKLPRKADAT; from the coding sequence TTGAGCGCCCAGGACGAACCGCAGCTGCAGCGCGCGGTCAGCCGCTGGCAGATCGTCGGCCTGTCGATCAACGATGTGGTCGGCAGCGGCATCTACCTGCTGCCCGCCGCCACCGTCGCCCTGCTCGGCCCTTTCAGCCTGTGGGGCGTGGTCGCCGCCGGCATCGTCGTGGCGCTGCTGGTGCTGTGCTACGCGCAGGCCGCCAGCTACTTCGATGAACCCGGCGGCAGCTACCTGTATGCGCGCGAGGCGTTCGGCCGCTTCGCCGGCTTCGAGATCGGCTGGATGATCTGGCTGACCCGCATCAGCTCGGCCGCCGCGCTCAGCAATGCGCTGGCCGATGCGGTCGCACGCTTCTGGCCGTGGGCCGGCGCCGGCATGGGCCGCATCGCGGTGATCGTGGTGTCGCTGGGCTTCCTCACCGGGGTCAACATCATCGGCGTGCGCTCGGCGGCGCGTACCGGCATCGTGCTGGTCATCGGCAAGATGCTGCCGCTGCTGCTGTTCGTGGCCATCGGCGCGTTCTACATCGACCCGCAGCTGGCGTTCTCCGGCCAGCGCCCGGACCCGCATGACCTGCAGCGCATGGGCGAGGCCGCGCTCCTGCTGCTGTACGCCTATGCCGGTTTCGAGAACATCCCGGCCGCGGCCGGCGAATACCGCAACCCGCGCCGCGACATCCCGTTCGCCCTGATCACCATGATCGTCACCGTCACCGTCATCTACGGTGCGGTGCAGCTGGTGGCGCAGGGCACGCTGGCCGGCCTGGCCAGTTCGGCCACGCCGCTGGCCGATGCCGCGGCCGGTTTCGGTGGCGAAGCCCTGGCGCTGATCCTCACCGTCGGCGCGACCATCTCCATCCTCGGCACCAACAGCAACACGATGATGATGGGACCGCGCTTCCTGTTCGCCCTGGCCCGCGATGGCTACGGCCCGAAGGTGCTGGCTCAGGTGCATCCGCGCTTCCGCACGCCGGCCGCGGCGATCTTCTGCCAGGGCCTGATCGCGCTGGGTCTGGCCTTGTCCGGCTCGTTCGTGCAGCTGGCCCTGCTGTCGATGACCACGCGCCTGTTCGCCTACATCGGCACGGCGGCGGCGGTGCTGGTGCTGGCCAAGCGCTATGCCGACCGTCCCGGCGCGCTGAAGCTGCCCGGTGGCCCGCTCATTCCGGTGCTGGCGCTGCTGCTGTGCGTGGCGCTGTTCGCCAGTGCCAGCTGGCAGAACATCGCCGCCGCGCTGGTCGCCTTCGCCATCGGTGCGGTGATCTACAAGCTGCCGCGCAAGGCCGACGCGACCTGA
- a CDS encoding L,D-transpeptidase family protein produces the protein MKPLSRLVTAALLLAASLSLHAAPLDGARQLIVVTSEGWDSTQGQLQAFVRDGKGWRAQGTAFPVSLGRSGSAWGLGLHPAQGDGPQKQEGDGRSPAGVFALGSAFGYAGTRPGTAMAYQPMLDSSYCMDVPASPFYNRIVDAAKVGRAAVQGSTEPMRLDLHDKGDVRYQEGFVIAHNPQNQPGKGSCIFAHLWRQPGEATAGCTAMPQARMQALLDWLRPQDTPRFVLLPRAEYARLQAQWQLPALTGARR, from the coding sequence ATGAAGCCGCTGTCCCGCCTTGTCACCGCCGCGCTGCTGCTGGCCGCGTCGCTGTCCCTCCACGCCGCGCCGCTGGATGGCGCGCGGCAATTGATCGTGGTCACCAGCGAGGGCTGGGACAGCACCCAGGGCCAGCTGCAGGCCTTCGTGCGCGACGGCAAGGGCTGGCGCGCGCAGGGCACGGCGTTCCCGGTGTCGCTGGGCCGCAGCGGCAGCGCCTGGGGCCTGGGCCTGCACCCGGCACAGGGCGACGGCCCACAGAAGCAGGAAGGCGATGGCCGCAGCCCGGCCGGCGTGTTCGCGCTGGGCAGTGCGTTCGGGTATGCCGGCACGCGCCCCGGTACCGCGATGGCGTACCAGCCGATGCTCGACAGCAGCTACTGCATGGATGTGCCGGCCTCGCCGTTCTACAACCGCATCGTCGATGCGGCCAAGGTCGGCCGCGCCGCCGTGCAGGGCTCCACTGAACCGATGCGGCTGGACCTGCACGACAAGGGCGACGTGCGTTACCAGGAAGGCTTCGTGATCGCGCACAACCCGCAGAACCAGCCCGGCAAGGGCAGCTGCATCTTCGCCCACCTGTGGCGCCAGCCCGGTGAGGCCACCGCCGGCTGCACGGCCATGCCGCAGGCACGCATGCAAGCGCTGCTGGATTGGCTGCGGCCGCAGGACACGCCGCGCTTCGTGCTGCTGCCGCGCGCCGAGTACGCGCGCCTGCAGGCGCAGTGGCAGCTGCCCGCATTGACCGGAGCACGCCGTTGA
- a CDS encoding MurR/RpiR family transcriptional regulator: protein MPPLLKIRTERGQMSAIERRIADFILDNAHLLRDYSSQQLASALGISQSSVVKFSQKLGFKGYPDLKYSIGQDVARAGADPQQAPDEPDSADHYLRLGDALRRSKAQAEEETRQANPREEIERIVQLLDGAPKLFVYGLGDDGLFAREFAMRLSLLGLLVVPHTDPVLLLANLSAARPRDALLVFSEYGNLPQLSQLSRQFQNMGGKVVSITRHTANPLRAHADASLGVCAYDRTPQVAQLLYRSAMHALLDFLFVLLCHANPDRQRQLAVNLERIDHLLDS, encoded by the coding sequence ATGCCGCCCCTGCTGAAAATCCGAACCGAGCGCGGGCAGATGTCGGCCATCGAACGCCGCATCGCCGATTTCATCCTCGACAACGCCCACCTGCTGCGCGATTACTCCTCGCAGCAGCTGGCCAGCGCGCTGGGCATCAGCCAGTCCAGCGTGGTCAAGTTCAGCCAGAAACTGGGCTTCAAGGGCTACCCGGACCTGAAGTACTCCATCGGCCAGGACGTGGCCCGCGCCGGTGCCGACCCGCAGCAGGCGCCGGACGAACCGGACAGCGCCGATCACTACCTGCGCCTGGGCGATGCCCTGCGCCGCAGCAAGGCCCAGGCCGAGGAAGAAACCCGCCAGGCCAACCCGCGCGAGGAGATCGAACGCATCGTCCAGCTGCTGGACGGCGCGCCCAAGCTGTTCGTGTACGGGCTGGGCGATGACGGCCTGTTCGCCCGCGAGTTCGCCATGCGGCTGTCCCTGCTCGGCCTGCTGGTGGTGCCGCATACCGATCCGGTGCTGCTGCTGGCCAACCTGTCGGCGGCACGCCCGCGTGATGCGCTGCTGGTGTTCTCCGAATACGGCAACCTGCCGCAGCTTTCGCAGCTGTCGCGGCAGTTCCAGAACATGGGCGGCAAGGTGGTGTCGATCACCCGCCACACCGCCAACCCGCTGCGCGCGCACGCCGATGCCTCGCTGGGCGTGTGCGCCTACGACCGCACGCCGCAGGTGGCGCAGCTGCTGTACCGTAGCGCCATGCATGCCCTGCTCGACTTCCTGTTCGTGCTGCTCTGCCACGCCAATCCAGATCGCCAGCGGCAACTCGCGGTGAACCTGGAACGCATTGACCACCTGCTCGATTCCTGA
- a CDS encoding dipeptide epimerase, producing MKITAIELGMLRVPLKTPFKTALRTVETVEDVVVLIRTDTGNTGYGEAPATAVITGDTHGSIIEAIRHFIAPRLIGQDVVNLNHLCTLVQTAMERNTSAKAAVEIALYDLWAQLHGAPLYQMLGGGDPVITTDITISVDYIDKMVADSLSAIERGFESLKIKVGKDIGLDIERVKAIHAAVQGRALLRLDANQGWTAKQAVHAMRTLEDAGVVLELLEQPVKAADITGLKYVTDRVNTPVMADESVFSPSQVMDLIQQRAADIINIKLMKTGGLSNAIRIADIAGIYGVPCMIGCMIESSISVAAAVHLAVAKSDVITKVDLDGPSLGQFDPVSGGVHFNESEISISDVPGLGITEVRGLEMLG from the coding sequence ATGAAGATCACCGCCATCGAACTGGGCATGCTGCGCGTGCCGCTGAAGACCCCCTTCAAGACCGCCCTGCGCACGGTGGAAACCGTGGAAGACGTGGTGGTGCTGATCCGCACCGACACTGGCAACACCGGCTACGGCGAAGCGCCGGCCACCGCGGTCATCACCGGCGATACCCACGGCTCGATCATCGAAGCGATCCGCCACTTCATCGCCCCGCGCCTGATCGGCCAGGACGTGGTCAACCTCAACCATCTGTGCACGCTGGTGCAGACCGCGATGGAGCGCAACACCAGCGCCAAGGCGGCGGTGGAAATCGCCCTGTACGACCTGTGGGCGCAGCTGCACGGCGCGCCGCTGTACCAGATGCTGGGCGGCGGCGATCCGGTCATCACCACCGACATCACCATCAGCGTGGACTACATCGACAAGATGGTGGCCGATTCGCTGTCTGCCATCGAGCGCGGTTTCGAGTCGCTGAAGATCAAGGTGGGCAAGGACATCGGCCTGGACATCGAGCGGGTCAAGGCGATCCATGCCGCCGTGCAGGGCCGCGCCCTGCTGCGCCTGGATGCCAACCAGGGCTGGACCGCCAAGCAGGCCGTGCATGCCATGCGCACGCTGGAAGACGCCGGCGTGGTGCTGGAGCTGCTCGAACAGCCGGTGAAAGCCGCCGACATCACCGGCCTGAAGTACGTCACCGACCGCGTCAACACGCCGGTGATGGCCGACGAAAGCGTGTTCAGCCCGAGCCAGGTGATGGACCTGATCCAACAGCGCGCGGCCGACATCATCAACATCAAGCTGATGAAGACCGGCGGCCTGTCCAACGCGATCCGCATTGCCGACATCGCCGGCATCTACGGCGTGCCATGCATGATCGGCTGCATGATCGAATCGAGCATCAGCGTGGCCGCCGCCGTACACCTGGCCGTGGCCAAGAGCGATGTGATCACCAAGGTCGACCTGGACGGCCCCTCGCTGGGCCAGTTCGACCCGGTCAGCGGCGGCGTGCATTTCAACGAATCGGAGATCAGCATCAGCGACGTACCGGGGCTGGGCATCACCGAAGTACGCGGCCTGGAGATGCTGGGTTGA